A window of the Nocardia sp. NBC_01329 genome harbors these coding sequences:
- a CDS encoding C40 family peptidase: MIDINTLAKPILDLLASFGTGVLATGGPGDALRAASTAIEQVHTLGRNGINQMNTAWDGTGADAATSKALRVQTSAASISDRGNEMATVMGQAAAHVETGNKDLTTIAQSFVNTAAAAAPTLGTPAGLSLLVGSAIDHLGQALGVVGRVQNELQTQTSSMNELTPPPSTPSAANTAPVSTQAVSTVASGLSGAAGMAGSMMSTALSSSPGGTTTSSGTPKKTATTAGTTTEGQGVKVTLPDGSVVEAPNEKAATAVKSALGTLGTPYVWGGNTPGSGLDCSGMTKYAYGEAGVEIPRLANEQANGATPVSPGDLAPGDLAVWDGHVAMVIGNGQLIEAGDPVQISSVRTENSGMEFLGFYRPTE; the protein is encoded by the coding sequence GTGATCGATATCAATACGCTGGCCAAGCCGATTCTCGATCTGCTCGCCAGTTTCGGCACCGGTGTGCTGGCCACCGGCGGTCCCGGCGACGCACTACGCGCCGCGTCCACGGCCATCGAGCAGGTCCACACGTTGGGCCGCAACGGAATCAACCAGATGAACACCGCGTGGGACGGCACCGGCGCGGACGCCGCGACCTCCAAGGCCCTGCGGGTACAGACCTCGGCCGCGAGCATCTCCGACCGCGGCAACGAGATGGCGACGGTGATGGGGCAGGCCGCGGCCCATGTGGAAACCGGCAACAAAGATCTCACCACCATCGCGCAGTCGTTCGTTAACACCGCCGCCGCGGCCGCGCCCACCCTGGGCACCCCGGCGGGTCTCTCACTGCTGGTGGGGTCTGCCATCGACCATCTGGGGCAGGCACTGGGCGTGGTGGGCCGGGTGCAGAACGAATTGCAGACCCAGACCAGCTCCATGAACGAACTCACTCCGCCACCGTCCACTCCGTCTGCCGCGAACACCGCGCCGGTGAGCACCCAGGCCGTTTCCACGGTGGCCTCGGGCCTGAGCGGTGCGGCCGGGATGGCCGGCTCGATGATGAGCACCGCCCTGTCGTCGAGTCCCGGCGGCACCACCACCTCGTCCGGAACTCCCAAGAAGACCGCCACCACCGCAGGCACCACCACCGAGGGCCAGGGTGTGAAGGTCACCCTGCCGGACGGGAGTGTGGTGGAGGCACCGAACGAGAAGGCGGCCACCGCGGTGAAGTCGGCGCTGGGCACGTTGGGCACACCGTATGTCTGGGGCGGCAACACCCCCGGCTCCGGCTTGGACTGCAGCGGTATGACCAAATACGCCTACGGCGAGGCCGGTGTGGAAATCCCCCGGTTGGCCAACGAACAGGCCAACGGCGCGACTCCGGTTTCTCCCGGCGATCTGGCACCCGGTGACCTGGCGGTATGGGACGGTCATGTGGCGATGGTGATCGGCAACGGGCAGTTGATCGAAGCCGGGGATCCGGTGCAGATCAGTTCGGTTCGGACGGAGAACAGCGGGATGGAGTTCCTCGGTTTCTACCGGCCGACGGAATGA
- a CDS encoding purine-nucleoside phosphorylase: MLAEEAAEEIAARTSVDRHRVAVVLGSGWQDAVAELGTPNAEIPMPELPGFAAPTAQGHVGRVVSVSVGDTDTLVLMGRQHLYEGHGAEEVVHPVRTAVAAGAETVILTNAAGGIRPGLRVGEAVLVRDHVNLTGTTPLAGASFVDMVDAWDPELRHLARRIDPDLTEGVYAGLTGPQYETPAEIRMLATIGADLVGMSTVLEAIAARALGVRLLGISLVTNLAAGVTGAPLTHAEVLAEGRAAAPRLGKLLRGLLEQL; this comes from the coding sequence ATGCTTGCCGAAGAGGCCGCCGAGGAGATCGCGGCCCGGACGTCAGTGGATCGCCATCGGGTCGCGGTGGTGCTGGGTTCGGGGTGGCAGGACGCTGTCGCCGAGCTCGGGACCCCGAATGCCGAGATACCGATGCCGGAGTTACCCGGGTTCGCCGCGCCCACCGCGCAGGGTCATGTCGGCCGGGTGGTGTCGGTATCGGTCGGCGATACCGACACCCTGGTTCTGATGGGGCGCCAGCATCTGTACGAGGGTCATGGGGCCGAAGAGGTCGTGCATCCGGTGCGTACCGCGGTGGCAGCGGGCGCGGAGACTGTGATCCTCACCAATGCCGCCGGTGGTATCCGGCCGGGGCTGCGGGTCGGTGAGGCGGTGCTGGTGCGCGATCACGTGAATCTCACCGGTACGACGCCGCTGGCCGGGGCCTCTTTCGTCGATATGGTGGATGCCTGGGATCCGGAATTGCGCCATCTCGCCCGCCGCATCGACCCCGACCTCACCGAGGGCGTGTACGCCGGGCTCACCGGACCGCAGTACGAAACCCCCGCCGAGATCCGCATGCTGGCCACGATCGGTGCTGATCTGGTGGGGATGTCGACGGTGCTCGAAGCCATCGCCGCGCGTGCCCTGGGGGTCCGGTTGCTCGGTATCTCACTGGTCACGAACCTGGCGGCCGGGGTCACCGGTGCCCCGCTGACCCACGCCGAGGTGCTGGCGGAGGGGCGCGCGGCGGCCCCGCGGCTGGGCAAACTGCTGCGCGGGCTGCTGGAGCAGTTGTAG
- a CDS encoding primosomal protein produces the protein MASGDIVPIELGLTDGDLVTLWAPRWRDGDDEWEAFLGHEDALYGFESVAELAAFIRTDSDNDLVDHPAWKVVAGLSAAEFEPDDNYSFDLVGVPELAAGDPDVDTVAELEDTLAMVRNIGEVCELDTVTKFFGSHPSLGALAGGTHMFAGREGQELWDRIGAAVAKSWDDVLDAIDSVVRVPEVDAEAVAVAEAELLAAEENEVDADDVADTDDDSDFEPVDLDEDDGGDDDAELTFWEEVGIDPVKIVTTDTEYFTLRCYLDDEPIFLGTKNSISVFGSERALARYLADDHEHDLSRISTYAEVQTAAIDGSLEVEVTEENVYVLPGLADDLAEGPESVDTEQLDLVLELFSDAADYAGDDAVEQALAKSTPLGWYVSYLLNPDPTRMAPNPPFDAESQAWRELEHNFESRLTPR, from the coding sequence ATGGCTTCTGGAGACATCGTCCCGATCGAGCTCGGTTTGACCGACGGCGATCTTGTCACCCTGTGGGCACCGCGCTGGCGTGACGGTGACGACGAGTGGGAGGCGTTCCTAGGGCACGAGGATGCCCTCTACGGCTTCGAGTCCGTGGCCGAACTAGCGGCCTTCATCCGAACCGACTCCGATAACGACCTGGTCGATCATCCGGCGTGGAAGGTGGTCGCGGGTCTCTCGGCGGCCGAGTTCGAGCCCGACGACAACTACTCCTTCGACCTGGTCGGGGTGCCGGAACTGGCCGCCGGTGATCCCGATGTGGACACCGTCGCCGAGTTGGAGGACACCTTGGCCATGGTGCGCAATATCGGCGAGGTCTGCGAACTCGATACAGTCACCAAATTCTTCGGTTCGCATCCGTCGCTCGGGGCGCTGGCCGGGGGCACCCATATGTTCGCGGGGCGCGAAGGCCAGGAGCTGTGGGATCGGATCGGTGCCGCGGTGGCCAAGAGCTGGGACGATGTACTCGATGCCATCGATTCGGTGGTCCGGGTGCCCGAGGTCGACGCCGAGGCGGTCGCCGTGGCCGAGGCCGAATTGCTGGCCGCCGAGGAGAACGAGGTCGATGCCGACGACGTGGCCGACACCGACGACGACAGCGATTTCGAACCTGTCGATCTGGACGAGGACGACGGCGGGGACGACGACGCGGAACTCACGTTCTGGGAGGAAGTGGGCATCGACCCCGTCAAGATCGTGACGACCGATACCGAATACTTCACCCTGCGGTGTTACCTCGACGACGAACCGATCTTCCTCGGCACCAAGAACTCTATTTCGGTGTTCGGCAGTGAGCGTGCGCTCGCGCGGTATCTCGCCGACGACCACGAGCACGATCTGTCCCGGATCAGCACGTACGCCGAAGTGCAGACCGCGGCCATCGACGGATCGCTGGAGGTCGAGGTCACCGAGGAGAACGTCTACGTGCTGCCGGGCCTGGCCGACGACCTGGCCGAGGGACCGGAGTCCGTGGATACCGAGCAACTGGACCTGGTTCTGGAGCTGTTCTCCGACGCCGCCGACTATGCCGGTGACGATGCGGTGGAGCAGGCTCTGGCCAAATCGACGCCGCTCGGCTGGTACGTCTCCTACCTGCTCAATCCGGATCCGACCCGGATGGCGCCCAACCCGCCGTTCGACGCCGAATCACAGGCCTGGCGCGAGCTCGAACACAATTTCGAGTCCCGGCTCACTCCGCGCTGA
- a CDS encoding YbaB/EbfC family DNA-binding protein: MSAEMDALVAGATRKLEALEAALYGLKQVRGRFGTEDGMVTAEVDSDGALVNLQLTEAVTTLPPAEAAQLIIWACRQAAEDAGGRRSEIVATLNESFAPAPVAVVEPTGTRPADA; the protein is encoded by the coding sequence ATGAGCGCGGAGATGGACGCCCTGGTCGCCGGCGCCACCCGGAAACTGGAAGCGCTGGAGGCGGCGCTGTACGGACTCAAACAGGTCCGGGGCCGCTTCGGCACCGAGGACGGGATGGTCACCGCCGAGGTCGACAGCGACGGTGCACTGGTGAATCTGCAGCTCACCGAGGCCGTGACCACGCTCCCTCCCGCCGAAGCGGCACAGCTCATCATCTGGGCGTGCCGGCAGGCCGCCGAGGACGCGGGCGGCCGACGCTCGGAGATCGTTGCCACACTGAACGAATCGTTCGCGCCGGCACCGGTAGCAGTGGTCGAACCGACCGGAACCCGGCCCGCCGACGCCTGA
- a CDS encoding metal ABC transporter ATP-binding protein: MTVPAIDVDGVTVYYGEVQALDEVRLTVDAGRICALIGMNGSGKSTLFKTLMGMITPDLGTVRIGGAEPVAARRAGVLGYVPQNEAVDWSFPLSVRDVVTTGRYGRMGFTRRASRADRAAVDEALERVELTDLAGRQIGQLSGGQRKRAFVARGIAQGARILLLDEPFAGVDKRSEATITGLLKELAADGATVLISTHDLHALPGLADEAVLLMRRVLVHGAPAEALRPENLALAFGLDVIGQR, translated from the coding sequence ATGACAGTCCCCGCGATCGACGTCGACGGCGTCACCGTCTACTACGGCGAAGTCCAGGCACTGGACGAGGTCCGGCTGACCGTGGACGCCGGCCGGATCTGTGCGCTCATCGGAATGAACGGGTCCGGGAAATCGACTCTGTTCAAAACTCTCATGGGGATGATCACCCCCGATCTCGGAACGGTTCGGATCGGTGGTGCCGAACCGGTGGCGGCCCGGCGGGCAGGTGTCCTCGGATATGTACCGCAGAACGAGGCCGTGGACTGGTCGTTTCCGCTGTCGGTACGCGATGTCGTGACCACCGGGCGTTACGGACGGATGGGATTCACCAGGCGGGCGAGCCGGGCCGACCGCGCCGCCGTGGACGAAGCGCTGGAACGGGTCGAATTGACCGATCTGGCCGGTCGCCAGATCGGTCAGCTCTCCGGTGGTCAGCGCAAACGCGCCTTCGTGGCCCGGGGTATCGCGCAGGGCGCCCGGATTCTGTTGCTCGACGAACCGTTCGCCGGGGTGGACAAGAGGTCCGAGGCGACGATCACCGGCCTGCTGAAGGAACTGGCCGCCGACGGGGCGACCGTGCTGATTTCGACGCACGACCTACATGCCCTGCCCGGGCTGGCAGACGAAGCCGTGCTGCTGATGCGGCGTGTGCTCGTGCACGGCGCTCCGGCGGAAGCGCTGCGACCGGAAAACCTCGCCCTCGCCTTCGGCCTCGACGTCATCGGGCAGCGGTGA
- a CDS encoding type II toxin-antitoxin system VapB family antitoxin — protein MPTVRIELDQDLLVAAGAIMGTATSKATIHEALRRIVVHERQLRHFERLAASALNRSPQPAVVDG, from the coding sequence ATGCCGACAGTGCGGATCGAGCTGGATCAGGACCTGTTGGTGGCCGCGGGGGCCATAATGGGCACGGCGACGAGCAAGGCGACCATTCACGAGGCCTTGCGCCGGATCGTGGTGCACGAGCGCCAGCTACGGCATTTCGAGCGGCTTGCCGCGTCGGCACTGAACCGTTCCCCGCAGCCCGCGGTGGTCGACGGCTGA
- a CDS encoding type VII secretion target — translation MVNISADAQGIAAYGTTAGVMAAELAAAGTGASGAAPTILGPIFGLVGGDFLAAYAAAHAGHMATIGQLSAVLGTMSGAAGVAAVSYADADISNAAALRGAAGE, via the coding sequence ATGGTGAACATCTCAGCCGATGCCCAGGGCATCGCGGCCTACGGCACCACCGCCGGGGTGATGGCCGCCGAACTCGCGGCGGCCGGGACCGGCGCATCGGGTGCGGCGCCCACGATCCTCGGCCCGATCTTCGGTTTGGTCGGCGGCGATTTCCTGGCGGCGTACGCGGCCGCACACGCCGGTCATATGGCGACGATCGGCCAGTTGTCCGCGGTGCTGGGCACGATGAGCGGCGCGGCGGGCGTGGCCGCGGTGAGTTACGCCGACGCCGATATCAGCAATGCGGCCGCCCTGCGCGGTGCCGCCGGGGAGTGA
- the upp gene encoding uracil phosphoribosyltransferase, giving the protein MRTHTLDHPLVAILLTTLRDERTPDPAFRAALRDLSRLLVYEALRDAPVEYFDITTPVAATQGARLARPPLLVPVLRAGLGMVDAATDLIPDSQVGFVGVARNEMTHRPVPYLESLPDDLSATPVMVLDPMLATGGSMLHTLGLLADRGALDITAVCVVAAPEGIAALAGSGYPVRLVTAVIDDRLNDDAYIVPGLGDAGDRQFGPR; this is encoded by the coding sequence ATGCGCACGCACACGCTGGATCATCCGCTCGTGGCGATACTGCTCACCACTCTCCGCGACGAACGCACACCCGACCCCGCCTTCCGGGCCGCCCTGCGAGATCTGTCCAGGCTCTTGGTCTACGAGGCGCTGCGCGATGCTCCCGTGGAGTATTTCGACATCACCACGCCGGTCGCGGCCACTCAGGGTGCGCGGCTGGCCCGGCCACCGCTGCTGGTCCCGGTGTTACGAGCCGGGCTCGGCATGGTCGACGCGGCTACCGACCTGATCCCCGACTCACAAGTGGGTTTCGTCGGTGTCGCCCGCAACGAGATGACCCATCGGCCGGTGCCCTATCTGGAATCGCTGCCCGACGACCTCTCGGCGACCCCGGTCATGGTCCTGGACCCGATGCTGGCAACCGGCGGATCCATGCTGCACACACTGGGTCTGCTGGCCGACCGCGGCGCACTCGACATCACCGCGGTCTGCGTGGTCGCCGCTCCCGAAGGAATAGCGGCGCTGGCGGGTTCGGGCTATCCGGTCCGGCTGGTGACGGCCGTGATCGACGACCGGCTCAACGACGACGCCTACATCGTGCCCGGGCTCGGCGATGCCGGGGACCGGCAGTTCGGACCACGCTGA
- a CDS encoding phospho-sugar mutase: MLTFGTAGLRGPLAPGPDGMNETTVARATAGVAAWLRDRCLGGGRVVVGRDARHGSAEFAEITAEVLAAAGFAVIRLPEPLPTPVTAFAVRESGAVAGVQITASHNPPGDNGYKVFVDGGTQLAPPADTEIEQRITAVTEPIERTAVTVSGGEVLSRYLARVAQLPQLIGGDGERAGIRIAFTPMHGVGGATAVHALTSAGFTDIHAVAEQFAPDPDFPTVAFPNPEEPGAADLLLRLAERVDADLAIALDPDADRCALGIPTPDGWRMLRGDETGVLLADDVLRTAGPDALVATTIVSSRLLSRLAPARGARYAETLTGFKWLARAGDGLVYAYEEAIGHCVDPATVRDKDGISAAVLAADLVARLRVRGRTLDDELDELAVEFGVHAVDQVSLRLPDQRAAAAVLTALRGAPPRTLAGTAVEYTDMSALRGRMRTDALVFTGGGVRMVVRPSGTEPKLKCYLEVVHPVSGPAGLRAGRDTARERLAELRAYCRTLSG; encoded by the coding sequence ATGCTGACCTTCGGCACAGCGGGATTGCGCGGGCCGCTGGCGCCCGGGCCGGACGGTATGAACGAGACCACGGTTGCCCGGGCCACGGCCGGGGTCGCGGCCTGGCTGCGGGACCGCTGTCTCGGCGGTGGCCGGGTGGTGGTCGGCCGGGACGCTCGGCACGGGTCGGCGGAGTTCGCCGAGATCACCGCCGAGGTGCTGGCCGCCGCCGGTTTCGCGGTGATCCGATTGCCCGAGCCGCTGCCGACGCCGGTAACCGCCTTCGCCGTACGCGAATCGGGCGCGGTGGCGGGTGTGCAGATCACCGCCTCCCACAATCCGCCCGGCGACAACGGCTACAAAGTGTTCGTCGACGGCGGCACCCAGCTGGCACCGCCCGCCGATACCGAGATCGAGCAGCGGATCACGGCGGTCACCGAACCGATCGAGCGCACCGCGGTGACCGTATCCGGCGGTGAAGTCCTGTCGCGCTATCTGGCCCGGGTCGCGCAGCTGCCGCAGCTGATCGGCGGCGACGGGGAGCGTGCCGGGATCCGGATCGCGTTCACGCCGATGCACGGAGTGGGGGGAGCCACCGCAGTACACGCGCTCACCTCGGCGGGTTTCACCGATATCCACGCGGTGGCCGAACAATTCGCACCCGACCCCGATTTCCCCACGGTGGCGTTCCCGAATCCCGAGGAGCCGGGGGCAGCGGATCTGCTGTTGCGGCTGGCCGAACGGGTGGATGCCGATCTCGCTATCGCATTGGACCCCGACGCGGACCGCTGCGCGCTGGGCATCCCGACACCGGACGGTTGGCGGATGCTGCGCGGTGACGAGACCGGGGTCCTGCTGGCCGATGACGTGCTGCGCACCGCCGGGCCGGATGCGCTGGTCGCCACCACGATCGTCTCGTCGCGGCTGTTGTCGCGGCTGGCGCCGGCGCGGGGCGCCCGCTATGCCGAAACCCTCACCGGGTTCAAATGGCTGGCCCGCGCGGGCGATGGGTTGGTCTACGCCTATGAGGAGGCCATCGGCCACTGTGTGGACCCGGCGACCGTCCGCGACAAGGACGGGATCTCCGCGGCCGTCCTGGCCGCGGACTTGGTCGCGCGATTGCGGGTTCGCGGTCGCACCCTGGACGACGAACTCGACGAGCTGGCGGTCGAGTTCGGTGTGCACGCGGTCGACCAGGTTTCGCTACGCCTACCGGATCAGCGGGCGGCCGCCGCAGTGCTGACCGCGCTCCGTGGCGCGCCGCCGCGGACGCTGGCCGGAACCGCGGTCGAATACACCGACATGTCGGCGCTGCGGGGCCGGATGCGTACCGACGCACTGGTGTTCACCGGCGGTGGGGTCCGAATGGTCGTCCGGCCCTCGGGCACCGAACCGAAGCTCAAGTGCTATCTGGAGGTTGTCCACCCGGTTTCCGGTCCCGCTGGGCTGCGGGCCGGGCGCGACACTGCCCGGGAGCGGCTCGCGGAGCTACGCGCCTACTGTCGCACGCTGTCGGGCTGA
- a CDS encoding metal ABC transporter permease, with translation MDLLEFFLEPMRYAFMVRALTASVVAALVCGLLSCWLVLVGWSLMGDAVSHAVLPGVVLAYIAGVPFAVGAVIFGFLAVGLIGLVRDTSRVKEDAAIGIVFTTLFAFGLVLVSVTPSNTDLNHIIFGNLLGVSTEELAQIAGLAAFVFAALVLKRRDFTLYAFDPTHAYALGLNPRVLGATLLGLLALTSVVALQAVGVILVVAMLIIPGATAYLLTDRFGRMLVIAPALSAICAVTGLYVSYYADTASGATIVLAQGVAFTVVYLFAPRQGLIGSRLAAGRRRARGAAGKTPVAAAVEPGS, from the coding sequence ATGGACCTGCTCGAATTCTTTCTCGAACCGATGCGTTATGCGTTCATGGTGCGCGCACTCACCGCCAGCGTGGTCGCGGCGCTCGTCTGCGGTCTGCTGTCCTGCTGGCTGGTGCTGGTGGGCTGGTCGTTGATGGGAGACGCGGTATCGCACGCGGTGCTGCCGGGAGTGGTGCTCGCCTATATCGCGGGGGTGCCGTTCGCCGTCGGCGCGGTGATCTTCGGGTTCCTGGCGGTCGGGCTGATCGGGCTGGTCCGCGATACCAGCCGGGTGAAAGAGGACGCGGCCATCGGCATCGTGTTCACCACACTCTTCGCCTTCGGGCTGGTACTGGTCTCGGTGACGCCCAGCAATACCGATCTCAACCACATCATCTTCGGCAATCTGCTGGGCGTGAGCACAGAGGAACTGGCCCAGATCGCCGGGCTGGCCGCCTTCGTCTTCGCCGCGCTCGTCCTCAAACGCCGCGACTTCACCCTGTACGCCTTCGACCCCACCCACGCGTACGCGCTCGGCCTGAACCCGCGAGTGCTGGGCGCGACCCTGCTCGGCCTGCTCGCACTGACCTCGGTGGTCGCCCTGCAGGCGGTCGGTGTGATCCTCGTGGTGGCGATGCTGATCATTCCCGGCGCGACCGCCTATCTGCTCACCGACCGGTTCGGGCGGATGCTGGTGATCGCTCCGGCACTCTCGGCGATCTGCGCGGTCACCGGCCTGTACGTGAGCTACTACGCCGATACCGCGTCCGGCGCCACCATCGTGCTGGCCCAAGGGGTGGCGTTCACCGTGGTCTACCTGTTCGCGCCGCGGCAGGGGCTGATCGGCTCCCGGCTGGCCGCCGGTCGCCGCCGGGCCCGCGGCGCAGCCGGAAAAACGCCGGTCGCCGCTGCTGTCGAACCGGGCTCCTGA
- a CDS encoding metal ABC transporter substrate-binding protein translates to MRVFPRIAAALAACGLAVVLTACDTFHLPRTGAPVVATTFTVLADIASNVAGEYLEVQSLTKPGAEIHGYEPTPGDIKRAAKADLILDNGMNLEAWFGQFVADLDAEHVTVSEGVASVPITSDAYAGKPNPHAWMSPLNVRTYVDNIVAAFSRLVPEHAAAFRANGETYKQQLQQVHDELVADLANLPRRQRALVTCEGAFSYLARDAGLSEYYIWPVNAEQQATPQQITRVIEYVRDHEVPAVFCESTVSDAPMRRVVEATGARLGGVLYVDSLSAADGPVPTYLDLIRHDAETIAAALTGSRS, encoded by the coding sequence ATGCGAGTGTTTCCCCGGATCGCCGCTGCGCTCGCGGCCTGCGGCCTCGCCGTCGTACTCACCGCCTGCGATACGTTCCACCTACCGCGCACCGGTGCACCGGTCGTCGCCACCACCTTCACCGTGCTGGCCGATATCGCCTCGAACGTCGCGGGCGAATACCTCGAAGTCCAGTCGCTCACCAAGCCCGGTGCCGAGATCCACGGCTACGAACCCACGCCGGGCGATATCAAACGCGCCGCCAAAGCCGACCTCATCCTCGACAACGGGATGAACCTGGAGGCCTGGTTCGGGCAGTTCGTGGCCGATCTCGACGCCGAGCACGTCACCGTGAGCGAGGGGGTCGCGTCGGTACCGATCACCTCCGACGCCTACGCCGGAAAACCCAATCCGCACGCCTGGATGTCGCCGCTGAACGTGCGGACCTATGTGGACAATATCGTCGCCGCCTTCTCCCGGCTCGTCCCCGAACACGCGGCAGCCTTCCGGGCCAACGGGGAAACCTACAAACAACAGTTGCAGCAGGTCCACGACGAACTCGTCGCCGACCTCGCGAACCTGCCCCGCCGCCAGCGGGCCCTGGTGACCTGCGAAGGCGCCTTCTCCTACCTCGCCCGCGACGCCGGACTCTCGGAGTACTACATCTGGCCGGTCAACGCCGAACAGCAGGCCACCCCGCAGCAGATCACCAGGGTCATCGAATACGTCCGTGACCACGAGGTCCCGGCGGTGTTCTGCGAATCCACGGTTTCCGATGCCCCGATGCGCCGAGTCGTGGAAGCCACCGGCGCACGGCTGGGCGGGGTGCTCTACGTGGATTCGCTATCGGCCGCCGACGGGCCGGTACCGACCTATCTGGACCTGATCCGGCACGACGCCGAGACCATAGCCGCAGCACTCACCGGGAGCAGGTCATGA
- a CDS encoding JAB domain-containing protein: MPVPIADLPIAQRPRERLCALGPQALNDGELLALLLGQGRRGESAVELALALLTEFGGAGGLASARPEELLRRPGVGMAKAAAITAAFQLAARARAGTQAPTPLLRAGDVAREAAPLFAGARVERLLVLICDARNRPRQRIFVAEGAIDEVAVPVREILNTVLRHDGRAFAVAHNHPSGDPTPSPDDRRASTLLAAAAQTVGLRFLDHVVLAGEDWRRAAPFDDVFP; this comes from the coding sequence ATGCCGGTACCGATCGCCGATCTGCCCATAGCGCAGCGACCGCGCGAACGTCTGTGCGCGCTCGGCCCGCAGGCGTTGAACGACGGCGAACTGCTCGCGCTGCTGCTCGGCCAGGGCCGCCGCGGGGAGAGCGCCGTCGAACTCGCCCTCGCACTGCTCACCGAGTTCGGCGGAGCGGGCGGGCTGGCCTCCGCACGCCCGGAGGAACTGCTGCGCCGACCGGGAGTAGGGATGGCCAAGGCCGCGGCGATCACCGCCGCGTTCCAGCTCGCCGCCCGAGCGCGCGCCGGCACCCAGGCCCCGACGCCCCTGCTGCGGGCCGGCGATGTGGCTCGGGAAGCCGCACCGCTGTTCGCGGGAGCCCGGGTGGAGCGGCTCCTGGTGCTGATCTGCGATGCGCGCAACCGGCCACGACAGCGGATCTTCGTCGCCGAGGGCGCCATCGATGAGGTTGCGGTACCGGTCCGCGAGATCCTGAACACAGTCCTGCGCCACGACGGCCGCGCCTTCGCGGTGGCACACAATCACCCGTCCGGGGACCCGACACCCAGCCCGGACGACCGCCGTGCCAGCACGCTGCTCGCCGCGGCGGCACAGACCGTGGGTCTGCGGTTCCTGGACCACGTGGTGCTCGCCGGCGAGGACTGGCGGCGCGCTGCCCCGTTCGACGATGTTTTCCCGTGA
- a CDS encoding enoyl-CoA hydratase/isomerase family protein, with product MPYLERDGNVFVLSLGNEGQTDSENRFSHEWIDETHALLDTVAASEGPAALVTTATGKFFSNGLDTDWLFANLDRMHGYLDRVHSVFSRILAFPLPTVAAVNGHAFGAGAMLATSHDFRVMRADRGFWCLPEVHLGMPFTIGMNALISSRLTNQVAVTAMTTGHRFGAAEALAAGIVDDIAEPAALRTAAVERAAGLAANRTPSLPAIKRSLHATALTGLAVPTTPDNLAFASN from the coding sequence ATGCCGTACCTGGAACGTGATGGGAACGTTTTCGTGCTCTCGCTGGGCAATGAGGGCCAGACCGACAGCGAGAACCGCTTCAGCCACGAGTGGATAGACGAGACACACGCGCTGCTGGATACGGTGGCCGCCAGTGAGGGACCGGCCGCGCTGGTCACCACCGCCACCGGGAAGTTCTTCAGCAACGGCCTCGACACCGACTGGCTGTTCGCGAATCTCGACCGGATGCACGGCTACCTCGACCGCGTGCACAGCGTGTTCAGCCGGATCCTGGCCTTCCCGCTGCCCACCGTCGCCGCCGTCAACGGCCACGCCTTCGGCGCCGGAGCCATGCTCGCGACCTCGCACGACTTCCGGGTCATGCGGGCCGACCGCGGGTTCTGGTGCCTGCCCGAAGTGCATCTGGGAATGCCCTTCACCATCGGCATGAACGCCCTGATCAGCAGCAGGTTGACCAATCAGGTGGCGGTGACGGCCATGACCACCGGACACCGCTTCGGCGCCGCGGAAGCCCTCGCCGCCGGGATCGTCGACGATATCGCCGAGCCCGCCGCGTTGCGCACCGCCGCGGTGGAACGAGCGGCGGGACTGGCCGCAAACCGGACACCCAGCCTGCCCGCCATCAAACGTTCCCTGCACGCCACGGCCCTGACCGGGCTGGCGGTGCCGACCACTCCCGATAACCTGGCATTCGCCTCGAACTAG